A window of the Schlesneria paludicola DSM 18645 genome harbors these coding sequences:
- a CDS encoding formylglycine-generating enzyme family protein, protein MMRRRVPSATALLVGLLWLTGCGKTSSAPAAPVALPPQTPSPAPVSPLVTSASSTPRSTEKSPPSKSSLPPNTDPKNLFLVSAVGESTIVESLNATLPSDEFTLATADTAKDSTQFVVNSVGIPSQPQYSGSGKADPKFVLPKGFSPVKAWGYSDDGLPMRIECKKTESVLALVPAGTAIIGSDEGDSQCRPSFKVQLDTYYMELLEVTVESYERYRSDLREKKKPAPAAAGNASGDRRMPAMGVLFPAAQSYARWAGMELPTEAEFEKAARGPTGLRAPWGNGKSLWSSREVTTVGSYAADCSVYGIFDLANNAKEWCSDHYSATAHKDAAATASEKELHNWAGPKTVKDMNLRVVKGDGPDWSAWHREGHDISKGHPDIGFRCVLRIK, encoded by the coding sequence ATGATGCGAAGACGAGTTCCATCCGCTACCGCGCTGCTAGTTGGGCTGCTGTGGCTGACTGGATGCGGAAAAACAAGTTCGGCCCCGGCGGCTCCAGTGGCACTACCGCCGCAGACACCGTCGCCCGCGCCAGTGAGCCCCCTCGTAACAAGCGCATCGTCCACGCCTCGCTCCACAGAAAAGTCGCCCCCCTCAAAATCGTCGCTCCCACCAAACACCGACCCAAAGAATCTCTTCCTGGTCAGTGCAGTGGGAGAATCGACCATCGTCGAATCGCTCAACGCCACACTGCCGTCGGACGAATTCACGCTCGCCACTGCCGATACGGCGAAAGACTCGACGCAATTCGTCGTGAATTCGGTCGGAATACCCAGTCAGCCACAGTATTCCGGCAGTGGGAAAGCAGACCCAAAATTCGTCCTCCCCAAAGGATTCAGTCCCGTAAAGGCATGGGGGTACAGTGACGACGGCCTGCCGATGCGAATCGAATGCAAGAAAACAGAATCGGTCCTGGCATTGGTTCCTGCGGGCACTGCCATCATTGGTTCCGATGAGGGAGATTCCCAATGCCGCCCCTCGTTCAAAGTGCAGCTCGATACGTATTACATGGAACTCCTTGAAGTGACCGTCGAAAGCTACGAACGCTATCGATCGGACCTCCGCGAAAAGAAGAAGCCGGCCCCCGCCGCGGCTGGCAATGCATCCGGCGATCGACGTATGCCCGCCATGGGCGTCTTGTTCCCCGCCGCGCAGAGTTACGCCCGGTGGGCAGGAATGGAACTGCCCACCGAAGCTGAGTTTGAAAAAGCCGCCCGTGGCCCCACCGGACTGCGGGCGCCTTGGGGAAATGGCAAGTCGTTATGGAGCAGTCGAGAGGTGACCACCGTTGGTTCCTACGCGGCCGATTGCAGCGTCTACGGCATTTTTGATCTCGCCAATAACGCCAAAGAATGGTGCTCCGATCACTACTCGGCAACCGCTCACAAAGACGCGGCCGCCACGGCGAGCGAAAAGGAACTTCATAATTGGGCTGGCCCCAAGACGGTCAAAGATATGAACCTGCGAGTCGTCAAAGGGGATGGCCCCGATTGGAGCGCCTGGCATCGAGAGGGACACGACATCAGCAAGGGTCACCCGGACATCGGCTTTCGTTGCGTCTTGCGGATTAAGTGA